The Streptomyces sp. YIM 121038 sequence ACTGGTAGCCGAAGCCGTGCTGGAGGTAGTAGCGCGGGGGTTCGTCCAGTCCCTCCACGACGATGGCACGATCGGTGACCTCGACCGCGCCACTCGCGCCGAGCGCACGGGCCACGCGGGTGACCTTCGCCAGGTCGGGCTTGACCAAAGCCTTCTGGCACCGGTGGATCTGCTCGGGCGGGCAGATGTCGCACAGCTCGCGGATACCGAAGTGCCCGTTGTAGTCGGCCTCCCCGTGGGCGAAGGCCACACCGCAGGAGGTCTTGCGGAACAGCGGGCCCCAGCCGCCGACCTCGCCGCTTGCGACGGCGCCCAGGATCCGCTGCTCCAGCGTCTCGGGCAGGATCTTGCGGCGCGCGGTGTGCTCGTAGGGCATCGGTAAGCCGTGGTCCTGGTAGTAGGCCTGGATCTGTTCGCGGAAGAACAGGCCGGTGAACACGGTGGCGTGCGCGGTGCGCGACAGCTCGCGGGCGCGCTGCAGATGCAAGGTGCTGTCGTTGAGGCCGGGCACGATGGGCCGCCAGTACAAGATCGTGCGGTAGCGCTCGGCGTGCCGGTAGAGGGTGCGCAGGCTGACGGCGGCGATGGCGGAGTCCACCGGCTCGATGGCGCGGTCCTCGATCCCGGAGTGCGTCACGAGCACGGTCAGGCGCAGGTGGCGGAAGGAGTTGAGGACGGCGCAGTCCTCGGGGGTGACGCGCCAGCGGGTGATGATCAGGACGTGGTTGGTCAGGTGCTGCTCGTCCAGCAGCCGCAGCACGGTGAACAGGTGCGGTTTGACGGCGGGCAGCATGGGGTCGGTGGCGCGGTTCAGGAGCTGGATCGGGGTGCGGTGGGGCTGGAAGTAGGGGTGGCCGGTGAGCCGGGCGACAGCCTGGGCGTCGTTCATCAGGCGCCGCGGCGTCTTCATCTTGAAGTTGTCGAACAGATGCCGCACGCAGTAGCCGCACTCCAGGGGGCAGCCGATGATCCAGTTCAGCGACAGGCCCGACTTGCGGTATTCGATTACGTCGGCGAGCTCCGGCTTGAGCACGCCGACCTGCTCCGTGGTCAGGATGGGCAGCGCGCGCCGTGCGCCGGTATGG is a genomic window containing:
- a CDS encoding radical SAM protein, yielding MTSTSHTGARRALPILTTEQVGVLKPELADVIEYRKSGLSLNWIIGCPLECGYCVRHLFDNFKMKTPRRLMNDAQAVARLTGHPYFQPHRTPIQLLNRATDPMLPAVKPHLFTVLRLLDEQHLTNHVLIITRWRVTPEDCAVLNSFRHLRLTVLVTHSGIEDRAIEPVDSAIAAVSLRTLYRHAERYRTILYWRPIVPGLNDSTLHLQRARELSRTAHATVFTGLFFREQIQAYYQDHGLPMPYEHTARRKILPETLEQRILGAVASGEVGGWGPLFRKTSCGVAFAHGEADYNGHFGIRELCDICPPEQIHRCQKALVKPDLAKVTRVARALGASGAVEVTDRAIVVEGLDEPPRYYLQHGFGYQCHDRAKPHLHRQHGRAAIGWPAPNGTPAP